One region of Gossypium raimondii isolate GPD5lz chromosome 6, ASM2569854v1, whole genome shotgun sequence genomic DNA includes:
- the LOC105773862 gene encoding probable xyloglucan endotransglucosylase/hydrolase protein 26 has translation MQSKMPSLKALLLALFIIAVVVDQSFVEANFPKSMYINWGAHHSSFAGNGEDLQLVLDQTSGSDVKSKRSFLFGSIEMLIKLVPGNSAGTVTAYYVTSTGDEHDEINFEFLGNVSGQPYIVHTNIYTQGNGSREQQFYLWFDQTADFHNYTIHWNPTEVVWYIDNLPIRVFRNYEKDGIAFPNKQGMRVHASLWNADNWATRGGLVKIDWNSSPFIARFHRFRARACKWDGPVSINQCATKSPANWWTSPSFSQLSSSQMGQLNWVRQNFMIYDYCKDTKRFNGQIPPECFKQQF, from the exons ATGCAATCAAAAATGCCTAGCTTAAAAGCTTTGCTTTTGGCTCTTTTCATCATTGCAGTAGTAGTTGATCAGAGTTTTGTTGAAGCAAATTTTCCCAAGAGCATGTACATAAACTGGGGTGCCCATCATTCAAGTTTTGCAGGCAATGGTGAAGACCTCCAACTTGTGTTGGATCAAACTTCAG GTTCTGATGTTAAATCGAAAAGGTCATTCTTATTTGGAAGCATTGAAATGCTAATCAAGTTGGTACCTGGAAACTCAGCTGGAACAGTCACAGCCTACTAT GTAACCTCTACAGGAGACGAGCATGACGAGATCAACTTCGAGTTCTTAGGTAATGTTTCTGGACAACCATATATTGTTCACACAAACATCTATACCCAAGGAAATGGAAGCAGGGAACAGCAATTCTACCTGTGGTTTGACCAGACTGCCGATTTCCACAACTACACCATACACTGGAATCCCACTGAAGTTGT GTGGTACATCGACAACCTGCCAATCCGTGTTTTCAGAAACTATGAGAAGGACGGCATTGCCTTTCCGAACAAGCAGGGCATGAGGGTACATGCCAGTTTATGGAATGCGGACAATTGGGCAACAAGAGGTGGGCTAGTCAAGATTGACTGGAACAGTTCACCTTTCATTGCCCGATTCCACAGGTTCAGGGCAAGAGCTTGCAAGTGGGATGGGCCAGTGAGTATCAATCAATGTGCCACCAAATCCCCAGCTAACTGGTGGACTTCCCCTAGTTTCAGTCAGTTGAGCAGTAGCCAAATGGGTCAATTGAATTGGGTCAGACAAAACTTCATGATCTATGACTACTGCAAAGATACTAAAAGATTCAATGGACAGATTCCTCCTGAATGTTTTAAACAGCAGTTCTAA
- the LOC105773864 gene encoding uncharacterized protein LOC105773864 isoform X1: protein MYKETMIGDVEKMLAVGLIWGATNAAMRRGALLWDRYLKSTPNSGDPPRKFDQKLLNSLSNWLTLLLFWQYSIPFFINLSASATFFAILGQAPISLAVPVTNATTFAATAVFGILLGEETRIGHALLGRKATEYEALPTTIKAKRVI from the exons ATGTACAAAG AAACAATGATCGGAGACGTAGAGAAAATGTTGGCGGTAGGCCTGATCTGGGGCGCCACTAACGCCGCAATGCGCCGTGGCGCACTCCTTTGGGACCGATATCTCAAGTCCACTCCAAACTCAGGCGACCCACCTCGCAAATTCGACCAAAAGCTCCTCAATTCCTTATCCAATTGGCTAACCCTCCTTTTGTTTTGGCAATATTCGATCCCTTTCTTCATCAACCTCTCCGCCTCCGCCACCTTTTTCGCTATCTTAGGCCAGGCTCCGATTTCGCTCGCCGTCCCCGTCACCAACGCGACCACGTTTGCTGCCACCGCCGTTTTTGGAATCCTATTGGGTGAGGAGACCCGGATCGGTCATGCTCTGTTGG GACGAAAGGCCACTGAATATGAAGCTTTGCCAACGACAATCAAAG CCAAACGAGTCATTTAA
- the LOC105773864 gene encoding uncharacterized protein LOC105773864 isoform X2, producing MYKETMIGDVEKMLAVGLIWGATNAAMRRGALLWDRYLKSTPNSGDPPRKFDQKLLNSLSNWLTLLLFWQYSIPFFINLSASATFFAILGQAPISLAVPVTNATTFAATAVFGILLGEETRIGHALLGRKATEYEALPTTIKGDVC from the exons ATGTACAAAG AAACAATGATCGGAGACGTAGAGAAAATGTTGGCGGTAGGCCTGATCTGGGGCGCCACTAACGCCGCAATGCGCCGTGGCGCACTCCTTTGGGACCGATATCTCAAGTCCACTCCAAACTCAGGCGACCCACCTCGCAAATTCGACCAAAAGCTCCTCAATTCCTTATCCAATTGGCTAACCCTCCTTTTGTTTTGGCAATATTCGATCCCTTTCTTCATCAACCTCTCCGCCTCCGCCACCTTTTTCGCTATCTTAGGCCAGGCTCCGATTTCGCTCGCCGTCCCCGTCACCAACGCGACCACGTTTGCTGCCACCGCCGTTTTTGGAATCCTATTGGGTGAGGAGACCCGGATCGGTCATGCTCTGTTGG GACGAAAGGCCACTGAATATGAAGCTTTGCCAACGACAATCAAAGGTGATGTTTGTTAG
- the LOC105773864 gene encoding uncharacterized protein LOC105773864 isoform X3 — protein MYKETMIGDVEKMLAVGLIWGATNAAMRRGALLWDRYLKSTPNSGDPPRKFDQKLLNSLSNWLTLLLFWQYSIPFFINLSASATFFAILGQAPISLAVPVTNATTFAATAVFGILLGEETRIGHALLGTGFIVLGVSLCIT, from the exons ATGTACAAAG AAACAATGATCGGAGACGTAGAGAAAATGTTGGCGGTAGGCCTGATCTGGGGCGCCACTAACGCCGCAATGCGCCGTGGCGCACTCCTTTGGGACCGATATCTCAAGTCCACTCCAAACTCAGGCGACCCACCTCGCAAATTCGACCAAAAGCTCCTCAATTCCTTATCCAATTGGCTAACCCTCCTTTTGTTTTGGCAATATTCGATCCCTTTCTTCATCAACCTCTCCGCCTCCGCCACCTTTTTCGCTATCTTAGGCCAGGCTCCGATTTCGCTCGCCGTCCCCGTCACCAACGCGACCACGTTTGCTGCCACCGCCGTTTTTGGAATCCTATTGGGTGAGGAGACCCGGATCGGTCATGCTCTGTTGGGTACGGGTTTTATTGTTTTGGGTGTTTCGCTTTGTATCACGTGA
- the LOC105772859 gene encoding casein kinase 1-like protein 3 isoform X2 — protein MERIIGGKFKLGRKIGSGSFGEIYLATHIDTFEIVAVKIENSRTKHPQLLYEAKLYNILQGGSGIPSIKWSGVDGEENVLVLDLLGPSLEDLFVYCGRKFSLKTVLMLADQMITRIEYVHSKGFLHRDIKPDNFLMGLGRKANQVYIIDFGLAKRYRDSITNRHIPYRENKNLTGTARYASCNTHLGIEQSRRDDLESLGYVLLYFLRGSLPWQGLKAATKKQKYDKICEKKVSTPIEVLCKSHPVEFASYFHYCHSLTFDQRPDYGFLKRLFRDLFAREGYEFDYIFDWTIIKYQQAQKSRSQHQLSPIPGGSSSRPLPVDVDNHQGQGVRMQFKPATGKNLISDTTIDKNIFDPHTPSSSFAPAGTSKRNGQKSTAPPDAANSGHGQGNKIRSSSSLFSSLQRISSAK, from the exons ATGGAACGAATAATCGGTGGCAAATTCAAGCTCGGCCGTAAGATCGGCAGTGGATCCTTCGGTGAAATTTATCTCG CTACGCATATCGATACTTTTGAGATCGTCGCTGTTAAGATC GAGAACAGTAGAACAAAGCATCCGCAGCTGCTGTACGAAGCCAAATTGTACAATATTCTTCAAGGAGGAA GTGGAATTCCAAGCATAAAATGGTCAGGTGTTGATGGGGAAGAAAATGTACTTGTTCTCGATTTGCTTGGACCGAGTCTGGAAGATCTTTTTGTGTACTGTGGCAGGAAGTTTTCGCTGAAAACTGTCTTAATGTTGGCTGATCAAATG ATTACAAGAATTGAGTATGTTCACTCAAAGGGATTTCTCCATAGAGATATAAAGCCTGATAACTTCCTCATGGGACTTGGTCGCAAAGCAAATCAGgtttatataattgattttggGCTTGCTAAAAGATACCGAGACTCCATAACTAATCGCCACATTCCTTATAG AGAAAACAAGAATTTAACGGGAACAGCACGTTATGCAAGTTGCAACACACATCTTGGAATAG AGCAAAGCCGGCGGGATGATTTGGAGTCACTTGGATAcgtacttttatattttcttagaGGAAG CCTTCCATGGCAAGGTTTGAAAGCTGCAACAAAGAAGCagaaatatgataaaatatgtgAGAAGAAGGTGTCCACTCCTATTGAG GTCCTATGTAAGTCTCATCCCGTGGAGTTTGCATCATACTTTCATTATTGTCATTCCTTGACATTTGATCAACGACCTGATTATGGATTCTTGAAGCGTCTGTTCCGTGATTTATTTGCTCGTGAAG GTTATGAGTTTGACTACATATTTGACTGGACGATCATCAAGTACCAGCAGGCCCAGAAAAGCAGATCTCAGCATCAGTTGTCT CCAATTCCTGGAGGTAGCAGCAGTCGCCCATTACCAGTTGATGTGGATAATCATCAAG GTCAAGGTGTTCGCATGCAATTTAAACCAGCAACAGGAAAGAACTTGATTTCTGATACTACTATTGATAAAAAT ATTTTTGACCCTCACACACCCTCATCTTCATTTGCACCTGCTGGCACCTCAAAAAGAAATGGTCAGAAATCAACAGCGCCCCCTGACGCTGCTAATTCTGGCCATGGACAAGGAAACAAAATCAGATCTTCTAGTAGTTTGTTTTCATCATTGCAGCGCATTTCTTCTGCcaaatga
- the LOC105772859 gene encoding casein kinase 1-like protein 3 isoform X1, protein MERIIGGKFKLGRKIGSGSFGEIYLATHIDTFEIVAVKIENSRTKHPQLLYEAKLYNILQGGSGIPSIKWSGVDGEENVLVLDLLGPSLEDLFVYCGRKFSLKTVLMLADQMITRIEYVHSKGFLHRDIKPDNFLMGLGRKANQVYIIDFGLAKRYRDSITNRHIPYRENKNLTGTARYASCNTHLGIEQSRRDDLESLGYVLLYFLRGSLPWQGLKAATKKQKYDKICEKKVSTPIEVLCKSHPVEFASYFHYCHSLTFDQRPDYGFLKRLFRDLFAREGYEFDYIFDWTIIKYQQAQKSRSQHQLSPIPGGSSSRPLPVDVDNHQGGFNATYSTDIIRSNNAPGQGVRMQFKPATGKNLISDTTIDKNIFDPHTPSSSFAPAGTSKRNGQKSTAPPDAANSGHGQGNKIRSSSSLFSSLQRISSAK, encoded by the exons ATGGAACGAATAATCGGTGGCAAATTCAAGCTCGGCCGTAAGATCGGCAGTGGATCCTTCGGTGAAATTTATCTCG CTACGCATATCGATACTTTTGAGATCGTCGCTGTTAAGATC GAGAACAGTAGAACAAAGCATCCGCAGCTGCTGTACGAAGCCAAATTGTACAATATTCTTCAAGGAGGAA GTGGAATTCCAAGCATAAAATGGTCAGGTGTTGATGGGGAAGAAAATGTACTTGTTCTCGATTTGCTTGGACCGAGTCTGGAAGATCTTTTTGTGTACTGTGGCAGGAAGTTTTCGCTGAAAACTGTCTTAATGTTGGCTGATCAAATG ATTACAAGAATTGAGTATGTTCACTCAAAGGGATTTCTCCATAGAGATATAAAGCCTGATAACTTCCTCATGGGACTTGGTCGCAAAGCAAATCAGgtttatataattgattttggGCTTGCTAAAAGATACCGAGACTCCATAACTAATCGCCACATTCCTTATAG AGAAAACAAGAATTTAACGGGAACAGCACGTTATGCAAGTTGCAACACACATCTTGGAATAG AGCAAAGCCGGCGGGATGATTTGGAGTCACTTGGATAcgtacttttatattttcttagaGGAAG CCTTCCATGGCAAGGTTTGAAAGCTGCAACAAAGAAGCagaaatatgataaaatatgtgAGAAGAAGGTGTCCACTCCTATTGAG GTCCTATGTAAGTCTCATCCCGTGGAGTTTGCATCATACTTTCATTATTGTCATTCCTTGACATTTGATCAACGACCTGATTATGGATTCTTGAAGCGTCTGTTCCGTGATTTATTTGCTCGTGAAG GTTATGAGTTTGACTACATATTTGACTGGACGATCATCAAGTACCAGCAGGCCCAGAAAAGCAGATCTCAGCATCAGTTGTCT CCAATTCCTGGAGGTAGCAGCAGTCGCCCATTACCAGTTGATGTGGATAATCATCAAG GAGGCTTCAATGCTACTTATTCTACTGACATCATTAGATCAAACAATGCTCCAGGTCAAGGTGTTCGCATGCAATTTAAACCAGCAACAGGAAAGAACTTGATTTCTGATACTACTATTGATAAAAAT ATTTTTGACCCTCACACACCCTCATCTTCATTTGCACCTGCTGGCACCTCAAAAAGAAATGGTCAGAAATCAACAGCGCCCCCTGACGCTGCTAATTCTGGCCATGGACAAGGAAACAAAATCAGATCTTCTAGTAGTTTGTTTTCATCATTGCAGCGCATTTCTTCTGCcaaatga
- the LOC105772860 gene encoding probable lactoylglutathione lyase, chloroplastic, with the protein MVRIIPMASSIRPSLSSFRFSGGVSTSRFGLSLSPLRLPPRLHFSHLTSTVPQSHFFGLKASKLLKTAGTRVVMRPVGNVVHASTATAQETALEWVKKDKRRMLHVVYRVGDLDRTIKFYTECLGMKLLRKRDIPEERYTNAFLGYGPEDSHFVIELTYNYGVDKYDIGTAFGHFGIAVEDVAKAVELIKAKGGKVTREPGPVKGGSTVIAFIEDPDGYKFELIERGPTPEPLCQVMLRVGDLDRSITFYEKAFGMELLRTRDNPEYKYTIAMMGYGPEDKNAVLELTYNYGVTEYDKGNGYAQIAIGTDDVYKTAEGIKLFGGKIMREPGPLPGINTKITACLDPDGWKTVFVDNIDFLKELE; encoded by the exons ATGGTGAGGATAATTCCCATGGCGTCCTCAATACGACCTTCCCTCTCGTCGTTTAGGTTCTCCGGTGGTGTTTCCACTTCCCGCTTTGGCCTTTCCCTTTCACCCCTTCGCCTTCCTCCTCGCCTCCATTTCTCTCATCTTACCAGCA CTGTTCCTCAGTCACATTTCTTTGGTTTGAAAGCTTCAAAGCTTTTGAAAACTGCGGGAACCAGGGTAGTGATGCGTCCGGTCGGAAATGTGGTACACGCAAGCACGGCTACTGCCCAGGAAACTGCTCTAGAGTGGGTTAAAAAGGACAAAAGAAGAATGCTCCATGTCGTTTATCGAGTCGGGGATTTAGACAGGACCATCAA ATTCTACACCGAGTGCTTGGGAATGAAACTGTTGAGGAAACGAGACATACCAGAGGAGAGATACACCAATGCTTTTCTTGGATACGGGCCAGAAGATTCTCACTTTGTTATTGAACTAACTTACA ATTATGGAGTTGACAAGTATGATATTGGAACTGcatttggtcattttggtattGCTGTTGAGGAC GTTGCCAAGGCTGTGGAGCTTATAAAGGCTAAGGGTGGAAAAGTAACCAGAGAACCTGGTCCAGTGAAAGGTGGTTCCACCGTAATTGCATTTATTGAGGACCCTGATGGTTACAAGTTTGAACTGATTGAAAGGGGGCCTACTCCTGAACCTTTGTGCCAAGTAATGCTCCGTGTCGGTGATCTTGATCGCTCCATAACTTTTTATGAGAAG GCCTTCGGCATGGAGCTTCTTCGCACACGAGATAATCCAGAGTACAAG TATACAATAGCCATGATGGGTTACGGGCCTGAAGATAAAAATGCTGTGCTTGAGTTGACATACAACTATGGGGTCACAGAATATGATAAAGGAAATGGCTATGCTCAG ATTGCAATTGGCACAGATGATGTTTACAAAACTGCAGAGGGAATTAAACTTTTTGGTGGAAAAATCATGCGTGAACCTGGACCATTACCTGGAATTAACACCAAGATCACAGCATGCTTAGATCCTGATGGTTGGAAGACG GTTTTTGTTGATAATATTGATTTCCTCAAGGAATTGGAGTGA